The Candidatus Rokuibacteriota bacterium genome includes a window with the following:
- a CDS encoding universal stress protein: MDNSEHANRAIELAVELAGACGAKLTGVHVYAGGLHDTRFKQMEYTLPARYRQETELERQRAVHDSLIRMGLRLIADSYLDAMAGRAAAAGLTLERKTFDGKHHRVLLEDARRAGYDLVVLGALGMGAVKDSLLGSVAERVVRGTAADTLVVKTLDPAAAGRGAIVVGLDGSAQAFHGLRLGLALGRALGHPVEAVAVYDPYLHYTLFKSLVGVLSAEAAQVFRFAEQEALHEEIIDSGLARIYQTHLDTGRRLAAAEGGTLTTTLLAGKCFEKLLQHCRASQPWLLILGRAGAHSDEAEGALGSNSETLVRLAPCNVLLTGGRFTPPQELLAEETVAWTAEAEARMAAVPRPVQGVARAAVLRYATEQGHTVVTSSVIDAAMAHGMPGRGPAQLRAMALGVAAAAIRARGAEATAVCGTCGYAARGPEPAVTCPVCGGGADRFRVIDAAALEAAAARQGGAQVEEPLPGIAVRWAAEARAALGRIPDAALRRLAQARVEKHARSRRLPVITLEAALPLIEETGGREGGTPAPPAGGEAPPQRLHPAAAEVAGPEVAAAPAVA; this comes from the coding sequence GTGGACAACTCCGAGCACGCCAATCGGGCCATTGAGCTGGCGGTGGAGCTGGCGGGGGCGTGTGGCGCGAAGCTGACCGGGGTGCACGTCTATGCGGGGGGGCTGCACGACACGCGGTTCAAGCAGATGGAGTACACGCTGCCGGCGCGGTACCGGCAAGAGACGGAGCTGGAGCGGCAGCGCGCGGTGCACGACTCGCTGATCCGGATGGGGCTGCGGCTGATCGCCGACTCCTATCTGGACGCCATGGCGGGCCGGGCGGCGGCGGCCGGGCTCACGCTGGAGCGCAAGACCTTCGACGGCAAGCACCACCGGGTGCTGCTGGAGGACGCGCGGCGGGCCGGCTACGACCTGGTGGTCCTGGGGGCGCTCGGCATGGGCGCGGTGAAGGACAGCCTGCTCGGGTCGGTGGCCGAGCGGGTGGTCCGGGGGACGGCGGCCGACACGCTGGTGGTCAAGACGCTGGACCCGGCGGCGGCCGGGCGCGGGGCCATTGTGGTGGGGCTGGACGGCAGCGCCCAGGCCTTCCACGGGCTCAGGCTGGGGCTGGCGCTGGGCCGGGCGCTGGGCCATCCGGTGGAGGCCGTGGCCGTCTACGACCCCTATCTGCACTACACGCTGTTCAAGAGCCTCGTGGGGGTGCTGTCGGCCGAGGCGGCGCAGGTCTTCCGCTTCGCGGAGCAGGAGGCGCTGCACGAGGAGATCATCGACAGCGGGCTGGCGCGCATCTACCAGACGCATCTCGACACGGGCCGCCGGCTGGCCGCGGCGGAGGGGGGGACGCTGACGACGACGCTGCTGGCCGGCAAGTGCTTCGAGAAGCTGCTCCAGCACTGCCGCGCGAGCCAGCCGTGGCTGCTGATCCTCGGGCGGGCCGGGGCGCATTCGGACGAGGCGGAAGGGGCGCTGGGGAGCAACAGTGAGACGCTGGTGCGGCTGGCGCCCTGCAATGTCCTGCTCACCGGCGGGCGCTTCACGCCCCCGCAGGAGCTCCTGGCCGAGGAGACGGTGGCGTGGACGGCCGAGGCCGAGGCGCGGATGGCGGCGGTGCCGCGCCCTGTCCAGGGGGTGGCGCGCGCGGCCGTGCTCCGCTACGCGACCGAGCAGGGGCACACGGTGGTCACCTCGAGCGTGATCGACGCGGCGATGGCGCACGGCATGCCCGGGCGGGGGCCGGCGCAACTGCGGGCGATGGCCTTGGGGGTGGCGGCGGCGGCCATCCGGGCCCGGGGCGCCGAGGCCACGGCGGTGTGCGGAACGTGCGGGTACGCGGCCCGGGGCCCGGAGCCGGCCGTGACCTGTCCGGTCTGCGGGGGCGGGGCCGACCGGTTCCGGGTGATCGATGCCGCGGCGCTGGAGGCCGCGGCGGCGCGGCAGGGGGGCGCGCAGGTCGAGGAGCCGCTGCCCGGGATCGCCGTGCGATGGGCCGCCGAGGCGCGCGCGGCGCTCGGGCGGATTCCCGACGCGGCGCTGCGGCGGCTGGCCCAGGCGCGGGTCGAGAAGCACGCGCGGTCCCGGCGCCTGCCGGTGATCACGCTCGAGGCAGCCCTGCCGCTCATCGAGGAGACCGGGGGCCGGGAGGGGGGCACCCCGGCGCCGCCGGCCGGGGGCGAGGCCCCGCCGCAGCGGCTCCACCCGGCCGCGGCCGAGGTGGCTGGCCCGGAGGTGGCCGCGGCCCCGGCGGTGGCCTG